TCAGGtcaagttattaaaaataaaaacacctgggctggagagatggctcagagattaagagcattacctgctcttccaaaggtactgagttcaattcccagcaaccacatggtggctcacaaccatctgtaatgaggtctggtgccctcttctggcctggtctacaagagctagttccaggacaggctccaaagctacagagaaaccctgtctcaaaaaaaaaaaccaaaaaaatacaaaaaaacaaaaacaaacaaaacaacaacaaaaagggttGGATTAGAGAGGGGAAAGTAAGAAAGAGACGAGAGGGCTCCTGGAAGCCCTGCTATTTCCAGAGTGGAGGAGCAAGACACTacacccagggctggagagatggctcagaggttaagagcactgcctgttcttccaaaggtcctgagttcaaatcccagcaaccacatggtggctcacaaccatctgtaatgaggtctggtgccctcttctggccttcaggcaaacacagacagaatattgtatacataataaataaataaatattttttttaaaaaagacactaCACCCAGGGGTGTAGGTGCTGTTTTCTATATAAGATCCTGTGTATAGAGAGGGTTTTTCCTTTACCCCGGTCAATACAATTACACTAACCAGCTTCCTGCTTGGGATGACTCTGGGAATGCTGAAATCTTGGAGGGTCTGGACACTTCTCCAGACTGACAGATATCCCAGGCTAAGGGCATCTCTTCTAGAAGGATGTCCATATCCAAGACTATCCATATCACCCTGCGATGAAGACATTTCTGGATTATGGAGAGTTCAAGCTTCCTCCAGGTCGTAAGAATAGAAGCTTGCATACacccataatcccaacactcaggaagcagaggcaggtaagtctgaggccagccagatatacacagtaaaaccctgtctcgaaaaaccaaaaaaggaaaaaataaaagggggggtGGGTGGAAGTCCCTCTCCTAGTCAGTGTCACAGATACAGTGGACACCCTCAGATGTATTCTCCGGCCAATTACTATCACTTTCCAAGTAAATAACATCTAGGAGGGACCTATGATATGAAAACACATGAAGTCACATTTAGACAGTCAAGATCCAGGGAAGCTAAATCTCCCAAGCACTGAAATTTGTctacgtttaaaaaaaaaaaaaaaaaaaaaaaaagctgctcaACCCCAAATGCCCACCATGTCTTACTTTACTTTCTGCTATACACACCTGCTAGTTGCTCACCCAGACCCTTTTGTTTTACAACTGATCGCAAAATTAAATcacacacccccacacctccCTGGTACAGAGGTAAGCTAGTGACTCATTTCCAGCCAACATAGTGGGTACGAGTAGCATGTATTGCTTCCAGGCCTGACTCATTAGTACCTTCCGCTCCAGTCCCCCACTACAAAATGCTGAgaatctagggctggagagatggctcagaggttaagagcattgcctgctcttccaaaggtcctgagttcaattcccagcaaccacatggtggctcacaaccatctgtaatggggtctggtgccctcttctggcctgcaggcatacacacagacagaatattgtatacataataaataaatatttaaaaaaaaaatgctgagaatCTGATGATGACCTGAAGGGCCTAAGGTACAAGAAAGGCATAAAGGGGAATAAAATCCTAGGGGACTAGAGTCAGTATGTGAACAGGCTATCCTTCACCAAAACACCAACACTAGAGTGTTCACAAACTGGGTTCACAAACCTCCTagaccaggcatagtggcacatgtttgtaatcccagcactcaggaggaccATGAGctcaaagccaacctgagctatatatagagggagactctgcctcaaacaatgCAGACCAACTCCTAATGTGTTAAGCCACAAAGATCTGGGGATTAGTGATTTTAAAAAAGCTAGCATGCATCATGTACCACCCACCTTTCCCCCAGGGAAACCTGAAAGtctagttcagtggttctcaaccttcctaatggtgctaccctttaatccagttccatGTTGTTGTGATCtccaaatgtaaaattattttcattgctacttcataactgtatttttgctactgttatgaaacataatgtaaatatcttatgTTTTTCGATGGTCTTAGGTGTCCCCTGAGAATCCCAGGGGTTGCAACTCacaaggctgagaaccactggtctagaggcTCTTGCCAAATCTCCATCCAAGACAAGCCTACATGCATGCTACTTTAGTTTCACTGTTTGTGATACAATAACCCTTATCACAAAATGAGAGAACTTGCCTTACTAGGTGATGCAACCCTATATGACCAGACCACATAGCTTTGCAAAGGTTTACTGCCTGAAGCTTGGTTCCCACTTTCTTTGCTATATACCCTTATGAAGCCATTTGAGGTCAGAAGTCCTTCAGTGTTCTTTTTACTACCAGCATGATCCTGTTGATGTGTCAGGTAAAAGCACTGACCCCTGCTACAATGTCCCTATAACACTCAGAGGAAAGCAGAAGAGTTTTAGGCACATGGTTCAGGCACGCACACTACAAACACATAGCAGGAAAGGCTACACACATAACCAGACCAATCTCCTCACCTCTCCCACATACTCCATAACAAAGCTATTTTTGCGGATCTTTTCCAGCGTGCGGACACCCCAGCCTCGCCCATCATTAGTGCGGAAGATGCAGAGGTCGTAGCGGATGCCTTTCTGGACTACACGGTTAGGGCAATCATACCCACAGCAACATCGGGAGTTGCACTCGTAGATGGGCTGACCAGCTTTCAGCCGCACCTGGCCTTGGTCATTGTAGGCAAACTTGTGCAGGGATGCTCCAGGGCAACAGCCTCCAGTGGGTGCCAACAGACAGTCCTGGCACTCACAGCCAACAGCCACCTGGTTGAGGGTGATGCCCTCACCAACACGATACTCATTGATATAGACAAAGGACCGTGGAGGGCCATCCAGGTCTACCTCATTCTCCACAGTGATGCGTCCCAGGTGGCTGCGCTTGGCATTGAGCTCTTGCTCCCAGCGCTGCAGTGCCCGCCTCTGCTTGGCCTTCTGCACCAGGTAGTTGGCTAAGTTTGGGTCCAGGTGCCTGGGCGGCTTTGACCGGCGATGCCGGCGGAGCAGCTCTCTTTCTAAGTCCTTGTGGAACTGCTTGAGAATGCGCACGCATTTGAGATTCTGCCGTGGTTCCCAGGTATTCTCTGACTCAGGATATCCACGCCATTTAACCAGGTAGTACTCCTGATCCTGTTAGGACAGGAACAGGAGAGTGCCATAAATGTGAGATCCTTGTGGCAACGGAGAACACTCACCCCACACTACTCTTTTTCTAGAATGGGTCCATGCAGTGCCTCTTTTGGAGTAAGAATTAATAAATTCAACTTCCACTCTCTTATTACTAGCTGTTGAAATTCCTACTTTTTCAACCCCCCAGATCACTTCCTCCTATATTCCAATGATCTGTTCAGGCCTAAACTCCTACAAACTCCTAGGTTTTTTTGGTTCCTCTTGAGCTCACACTCCCCACTAAATACATTTAGAATCTGATCCCTTCCACCACATCAAAACACTGCCACTACAACCAGCCAATTCTCTGGTAGTCGACTCTCCATTgatcccgtttttttttttttttttaaatatttatttattatatatactatattctgactgtgtgtatgactgcaggccagaagagggcaccagacctcattacagatggttgtgagccaccatgtggttgctgggaattgaactcaggacctttggaagagcaggcaatgctcttaaccgctgagccatctctccagccccattgatCCCGTTTTTACCCCTACTCTTTCAGGCAGTTTTCTGTAAAGTgccaggggtggggggagctttAATTGTTGGGAGTCAGCCATAGGATAGAGTTTAAATGTCAATCTGTAGCTTCCTGGCTATGTTGCCT
The sequence above is a segment of the Chionomys nivalis chromosome X, mChiNiv1.1, whole genome shotgun sequence genome. Coding sequences within it:
- the Suv39h1 gene encoding histone-lysine N-methyltransferase SUV39H1 isoform X2, which codes for MGEPATLGCRVCCKSSWNQLQDLCRLAKLSCPALGISKKNLYDFEVEYLCDYKKIRDQEYYLVKWRGYPESENTWEPRQNLKCVRILKQFHKDLERELLRRHRRSKPPRHLDPNLANYLVQKAKQRRALQRWEQELNAKRSHLGRITVENEVDLDGPPRSFVYINEYRVGEGITLNQVAVGCECQDCLLAPTGGCCPGASLHKFAYNDQGQVRLKAGQPIYECNSRCCCGYDCPNRVVQKGIRYDLCIFRTNDGRGWGVRTLEKIRKNSFVMEYVGEIITSEEAERRGQIYDRQGATYLFDLDYVEDVYTVDAAYYGNISHFVNHSCDPNLQVYNVFIDNLDERLPRIAFFATRTIWAGEELTFDYNMQVDPVDMESTRMDSNFGLAGLPGSPKKRVRIECKCGTTACRKYLF
- the Suv39h1 gene encoding histone-lysine N-methyltransferase SUV39H1 isoform X3, coding for MAENLKGCRVCCKSSWNQLQDLCRLAKLSCPALGISKKNLYDFEVEYLCDYKKIRDQEYYLVKWRGYPESENTWEPRQNLKCVRILKQFHKDLERELLRRHRRSKPPRHLDPNLANYLVQKAKQRRALQRWEQELNAKRSHLGRITVENEVDLDGPPRSFVYINEYRVGEGITLNQVAVGCECQDCLLAPTGGCCPGASLHKFAYNDQGQVRLKAGQPIYECNSRCCCGYDCPNRVVQKGIRYDLCIFRTNDGRGWGVRTLEKIRKNSFVMEYVGEIITSEEAERRGQIYDRQGATYLFDLDYVEDVYTVDAAYYGNISHFVNHSCDPNLQVYNVFIDNLDERLPRIAFFATRTIWAGEELTFDYNMQVDPVDMESTRMDSNFGLAGLPGSPKKRVRIECKCGTTACRKYLF